The genomic interval tgcagtggtcctgctgtgcgcctggcttactactcagttacttgaatcatttctatcataggaattgcatgtattacacattgttcattctgtacacatggcatccattgtagtctgtccatcccgggagtgggatcctcctccgacgttctccctaaggtttcttcccttttttccccatgaaggGTTTTTCGGGgagttttcctgtgctgatggtgggtttcgggacagaggatgtgtgGGAATactattttataataataattaattaaaataatattttcttaACCAGATTCTAAGCTTCTGTCCACTGCAGCATGCCAGTCCCCATGCTGTGTGGCGTCAGTGGAAACAACATGACAATGCTATCTCTCCCTTTGATGTGGAGGTGAGCAGTGGGAGCtgatgctgcccccccctcccccaaggAGGGGGGCAGATGTTTGTAACCTGAAGCCGAAGGAAGAATCCTTTGAGTCGGGTAAATGTCGTGTTGAGTAGTATTTTCCAACAGGTAGAGGGAGAAAAGTCATGGCTGGAAACACCTGTAAGGCTTTTAATAGCTAAAAGGTGCGACAGAAGAAATAGAATATGAAGAAGTTGAAGCAGCATTTCAACAAGTAACATACCGATCCGTCCCTACTGGAAGCAGTATATTGACACTAatttcattaaacattttcATAAAAGATCAGCAACTTTTAGTAGATGTCACAAGATGACCCTCGTTCATCAGTGCCGTGATGGTTTTGCTTTCAGTGACCCGGCTGCCCTGTGAGCATCATGTGAAGGAGATGTGGAGTTATTGGATCCTCCCTCCCGTTCCAAGGAACTCACCTTCCTCTGGAAGACGAGTCCAAATTCTCGCAGGTGCTGCAGGAAAGTGAGCAATGACTCACTCATGCCCTCCACGGAGTAATCCTGAGGCCCACAAGCAACAACATGttggtcaacaacaacaaagaacgACAAAGGAAGCAGGAATTCTCTCGTCATGTTGCTTTGCAGCACACTCACTCTGCCGAGAGTAGAGAAGCTGAGCTGGAACAAGAAGGACAAGATCTCTACCAGGTCCATCCCTCTAGTCTGCAAGAGACAAGGCATGAAGTATAGATCAGTGGACAGCTGATGAAATAAGTGAATTCCAGCATTGCCTGATATTAGAAGCCGGTAGGttcaccacaccactgattcactCATGTCCTACAGGTAGTAATCCTACAAACGGACCAGTGTGATCAAGAGTCTTCAGCAGCTCATGTCCGTGTCCATCAGAACTTGAAAAAGGTCCATCCACCTTCATTTACAGCCATCAGTTATGAACAGCCAACAACTGACTACCTTTACATGAGTTAGACTAGATGATGTCCTCCATTCACCATTAAGGCTGCAGCCTGTTGGAGCTGGACAGAATTTAAGTGTGAACTCCATCAACAGAAAGTGAAGCAGTTACAGTGTTACGTTACATCAAATGGGTCCGCGTCTCTCATTAGTCGGCCTGAGTAGCGTCTGTGCAACACGTACAAGAGGCAGAACATCCATGGTGAGTATATTGGCCTCCTGGATCAAATCcaaagcagcagagaagatTCAGGGTGTAACCCGGGATAAGACGGGTTGGACTTTGTTTGCTTACTATACCAATGAACCAAGTATCAAAGTGTCCCAGTAAACACACAGCTGGCTACACAAAGGAACAGAAGAACGCTATCAGACATCTTGAGGTTCGTGTTTTCTTGCCCTGCCGTTGGTTAGTCAGGTGATCCAGATACCTGAGCGGTTTTGAGGTACTGCAGGGTGAAGTACCACAGCTGAGAGGCGGTGTCCAGCAGGAGGAACTGGAAACCAGCGGATGTGATGTAGGGCGCCTCTCCTGCTTCACTGACGGGGCAACAAGGGGGACAGCATGAGACATGTGGGCTTCACATGCATTTCTGTGGCACTAACACAACCCTTATTTAACGTGTACTTCAGACTTTAATCAGTCATTCGTTCTACATAAGTGGTGGAATGAGGAATTACAATCAGGATGCAGAAAGCCGAGACATCTaaccccccctctgcagacTTCAGGTAGCACTCGGGATGCCACTTCATTCTAGCTGTGAGGGTCCCTTCCCTCTTGGCGgaatgctaaatgtaatgtactcGTCAGATGGGTTTGTCATTACGGCTGCAGGCCCTTTGGCTGACTGTTTCTGCTCATTATCACATGTGGAACGGCCTTTGATATTAAAGCTGCAGAGAAATGATCACATCCACAATGTATTCCCTCTGTTCTGGGTTTGCATGGAGAGGTGAGTGGTGCATCATGGGCACAGGGTGGAGCGctttccaaaacacacacaagctagagtggcaggagagagaaggaagcgTTGAACCATGAAGTTCTACGGCATCATTAACATTTATAGTTAAGTTGAACAGAAACAGTAAGATGACAAAGACAAAGTGAGGCAGAGAGGAACTCGTGTGTACCTTTTCATCAGGCCTGCTTGGACCAGCAGCTGAGCCAGATCCTGACTGACAGCAGCACACGGAGAGCCCACCATGAAATGCAGGATGACCTCCCAGCGCTCCATAGCGTAGCGGTCCAGGCTCTCAATGTCCCGCGCATGGCGGTCAGGACCCAGAGTGCTGCCCTCGTCTGCCCACGCTTTGCCCCTGTGTGGCGACAGCCCTCCCTGTTACACTGAACTAGCGGGGGGGTGCCACTGACATGTTGGATGCTATAACTGGAACCACATTGAGGATGTGAACCTCTAGTACATCTGAGCCACATGCACCAAGGAGCACCTACCCGCCCAGCAGAGCGATCCTCAGGTTGTCTTTGAACACTGGGTTTAGGATGTATCCCTGCAGAcctccctgcagctgctgaCTGTGCCACAGGCGGAGTCCCGCCAACACCGACACGCATTCCTCGTGGTCCCTGCAGGGAGACACCACAGACAAGGAAGCTACAGTGAGTCCCACTGAGGGGCTCCATGGTCCTCTGGTGGGGACACTTCAGCACTATGGGACAGCCCGCATCAAGTGGTTTGAAGTTATCTGCTGGTTGGGATGAGACTctcatctgacaagcaacagctgtgtgtggaggatgaatttaataacatgccgatattattgcagaacatatttcacttttcttttggaaaatgtgttaattagtatttgtttgttttacgctgcagatcaatcgggtgtttgtgttatttatgaggcagtattggcatttcttaacagtctagttttacacacgttcacacacgtttgcgtgtttcttgcgtttgccgacggttctcatttcacccgtttttgtgcgtacgcatgggtccgagcttgcgtgaaggacagcacatttttccgtcaagtttgcttttaataaataccaattattgcgtagagagcggcgtacgccaacgtttataaatgaggcccctgattAGCAGACGGTTGTCTCAGCTAGTAATGCACTCTGTATGCACGCTCACCACGCAAGACTCCACTGCTGAAAAAAAGCATGTTGAAGCTGGTTTAAAGTTTGCTGCACAACATTTGGAAAAGCCAGTGAAATACTGGGAGAATGTAGTGTGGTCAGATGAGAGCAAAGTTGAACTGTTTGGCCATAATACACACATCAGCCTGACAGTGAGGTTTGGAGGTGTGGGgctgcttttcagcaaatgGCACCAGCAAACGTGACATTCTTGACAGAAATCTGCTGCCATCTACGAGGAGGAGAAATCGATTTAATTGTATAAACCAGGATCAGATGTGTTGGCGTAGACTTATGTACAGACGGCAGGTTCTGATCGGTAAGGTGCCTCCTTGGAAACTGGGCTGAGCCgctctctggtgtgtgtgtgtgtgtgtgtgtgtgttatttgttttgTCTGAAACAAGATCGCTGGCCTTGAATTACAGGTACTGGACCGTTTCTGTTCCGTGGTGCAGTGGCGCAGAGCAGAAGCCGGCGGAGCGGCGCACGCGCAGTGCTGTGCTGTTGGAAGACTTACTTCTGACTGTCTACTTTGACCCACAGCGCCAGAGCCGCTTGGGGCAGCGGCTGGTCCAGGAACAGCATGCGCATCACGTAGTTCTTGGCCAGAGGGGGCAGTTCCCTGTGAGACACAGACACTGGGTCAAAGGACACCCGGCCAGAGACGCGGGACAGCGTTTCACCTGCGCGCACCTGTACACAGCCAGACACGTGGCCGGGTGGTTGTACAGCCGATCCAAAACGTCCGGACTCAGCTCTCTCAGGTACTCGTGCAGGTTCTTACACTGCAACTGGACCCGAAGCTTCATTATCTAGCAAATGAAGCAGAATGTCACCATTAGTGACGTCGTTCATCCACGTGACAGCCTAACGTTTCGTCATAGTGACGGAATAACAGACCGGAGGCTTGCGTTCTTATTGACGACACGTACCTTGTGTTAGTGATCCGGTGCTCTAACGGCCTACTGTGTTAAATGTACGACACAACCGAACCCAACGGAACCGCTATCGGCTTGTAAGCACATTGTAGTCCAGACAGAACCGCGGTTTCAAAGCACAAAGGAATCGCATCGTTGTCACGCTGCACTTCGCTTTCTTGGAGCCATGGTTTCAGGTCACGTGACTTGAAGCGTCCTCATTGGTCACGTTCTTCTTCAGCTGTTTTCAACGCAGGTTAAAGGGCTccgcagcgcctcctgctggacaGGTTCATGAATCAGTCCATAGAAATAAAACGACTAGAACGCACATGCGCGTAGGGTGACAGGCTGCGAATTTGTGACGTTGAATACTAAGTGCAGGCGATGACAGACCCCCGGAGGGtctcctgtgtgtctcctgaaCGCATCATAAAAGCAGGAAACTTGTAATACTGCAACAGTTCGCTGCCTTGGACATTTTCACAAACACTGGCTGCGTCCTTAAGGACGCGTTTGTCCACCGCATACGTCACTTATCCTCGCCTGTCCCAATCGGTCAGCTCCTCCCAACGCGCTCGAGGGACGCAGTCCTCCAGGAGCCGGTTTGGAGGACACACCGGATCGGTCCTTTGCGGCCCatcatatcccagcatgcagtgcgggccgacgaggatttaatttattcaggacagaggagggtgatttacttttaaataaatggtAATATATGTAATAAGTAATAGAATTCCCTCTAATATCTACCGATTATTaatgatatattatataacatatCTTAGTTTATGAAATCACTATTACGTGACGTTGGTAACCATGTCGTGTTTTTAAATTCACAACTTATAAcgttaattaaatgaaataagttcATGTTTCTTATCTGTACTTTGGTTTTTCGTGTTTTAAGGCTTTTATAGTTCAGCTCAGAGCAGAAGCGGTAAAGCTGATGACgtaagcaggaagtcccccccgaggacagaccgtcccatttcagaggcCGCTCGGTTCAACCTTGGCGGAACCCTCGAGCTGTTAAACTAGGGCCTTCTGAGGGTCCCCGAGATCACCGATTGGGCCCAAACACGTACGGTAATAACAACA from Gasterosteus aculeatus chromosome 10, fGasAcu3.hap1.1, whole genome shotgun sequence carries:
- the gtf2h4 gene encoding general transcription factor IIH subunit 4 isoform X2, which gives rise to MKLRVQLQCKNLHEYLRELSPDVLDRLYNHPATCLAVYRELPPLAKNYVMRMLFLDQPLPQAALALWVKVDSQKDHEECVSVLAGLRLWHSQQLQGGLQGYILNPVFKDNLRIALLGGGKAWADEGSTLGPDRHARDIESLDRYAMERWEVILHFMVGSPCAAVSQDLAQLLVQAGLMKSEAGEAPYITSAGFQFLLLDTASQLWYFTLQYLKTAQTRGMDLVEILSFLFQLSFSTLGRDYSVEGMSESLLTFLQHLREFGLVFQRKRKSRRYYPTRLAITLAAGVTTSSSSSISVAGDAGFIVVETNYRIYAYTVVAHVTRESVQQAIANGITAQQIIHFLRTRAHPVMLKQTPVLPPTITDQIQLWELERDRLQFTEGVLYNQFLSQADFEVLRDRAQGLGCLVWQDVAHRVMVVSPHGHSEVKRFWKRQKTPHT
- the gtf2h4 gene encoding general transcription factor IIH subunit 4 isoform X1 is translated as MKLRVQLQCKNLHEYLRELSPDVLDRLYNHPATCLAVYRELPPLAKNYVMRMLFLDQPLPQAALALWVKVDSQKDHEECVSVLAGLRLWHSQQLQGGLQGYILNPVFKDNLRIALLGGGKAWADEGSTLGPDRHARDIESLDRYAMERWEVILHFMVGSPCAAVSQDLAQLLVQAGLMKSEAGEAPYITSAGFQFLLLDTASQLWYFTLQYLKTAQTRGMDLVEILSFLFQLSFSTLGRDYSVEGMSESLLTFLQHLREFGLVFQRKRKSRRYYPTRLAITLAAGVTTSSSSSISVAGDAGFIVVETNYRIYAYTDSELQIALVALFSEMLYRFPNVVVAHVTRESVQQAIANGITAQQIIHFLRTRAHPVMLKQTPVLPPTITDQIQLWELERDRLQFTEGVLYNQFLSQADFEVLRDRAQGLGCLVWQDVAHRVMVVSPHGHSEVKRFWKRQKTPHT